ATCTGACACTGTGGAACAGCACAatgaaccacagaatcacagaaaagttTGGGTTGGACAGGACTCCCCAGCCATTGGCAGAGTCATCTCCCactagatgaggttgctcaaACCCCATCCATCCACACTTTGAACacatccagggatggggcatccacaacttctctgcacagcctgttccagtgtttcaccaccctcaccgtaaaaagtttcttccttataaccaatctaaacctaccctctttcagtttagaaCTGTtgccctttgtcctgtcactacaggcccttgTAGAAGTTTCCTTCCTGTCTTTCTCATAAGCTCCCTTCAGATACTgcaaggctgcaataaggtctgctaggagtcttctccaggctgaacaactccagctctcccagcctttcttcataggagaggtgctccagcctgCTGTCCATTCTCACGGGTCTCCTCTGGACCCACTGGAAGAGGTCCGTGTCCTGTGCCGGGACACCAGagtgggagcagagctgcaggagggctCTCACAACGCAGCGGTTACACAAAGCCGACGCTCCGGGACAGGCAGCCGGACTCGCTGGCGGCGGCTGAGCCGCAGAAGGGCCGGGAGGCAGCCTGGCCGCTGCCCGGCACCGCGGAGCACCGGGCAGGTCCTGCCGcggcgccccggccccgccgctcccgcggCCGCGCAGCTCCTCCTGCCGGCGGGCCGGGCTCCCGCACCTGCGGGGcgtcccgcccgccgccgccgcctcctcctcccccggGGGAGCGCACGGGCTGCCCTGCCGGGGCCCGGAGGGAGGAACGGCGCCGGGGGGGGCAACGCCGACCGTGGGGCGGTTTAAGGGGGCGCACGCAAGCGGCGAATGAGGAGGGTACGGTGGCCCCGGGAGGGAGCGGCACgggagagcagagggaagagggaggagggagctcGGCCGCAGGTTGCTGGGTGCTCCTTGTGCTTCTCTGGTCCCCAGTACGTGAGCactgcagcagcccagccatGGTCTCACGAAAACCTAGTTCCAACCATCTCGTGTGCAGCTTCCTGTGAGCACAAGCGAACCTCAGGCTGGACCAGCCAGCGAGTAAGATGAGGTTTGCGTGCCAGTAGCTGCAGTAGGGCTGCGGTCCTCCAGGCTCCTGTGccggctgccagcagctgtggaAACCACCTAAAACCAGCTACGAGAGGATCCACGTCGGGGGAGGAGGGGGCCCATCAGGACTAGGGATTCAGCCTGACAAATGGCTGGACGGAGAGACATGGGCTGGTAGCAGCCTCGTGTCTATCAGGCCAtcagctccagcactgctgaCACCAAGCCATGTTCCAGAAGAATATGATACCAACAGCTCTGTTCTTGCACCCAGCACAGGATGCGTGGGTGTGGGATGACCAGGAGGTGGCTGTCTGACCTTTGAGAAGTGTCCCTTGTGTTTTACAAGTAAATTCACGGTACCAGCGCTTGCACAAAGGGGACTCAGGTGGGAGGACATTGCCACAGGTACAACCGTTACTCTTTGGGTTTGGGAGAATTGTTCTGGCATGGACCAACATGGGCGGTGCCTGACATGTGCCCACTGCTCCTGCCCATGCCCAGGAGGTACCACTGTAACGCACCACCCTGAAAGGTGTCCAGCAGGACCGTCTGTCCTGTAGCAATATTTGTACCTCTGCTAAGGAGGGGCTGGAGAGGACACATGGTACCAGAGTCAAGAACATCAAATAGTCCATCTCCTACAGGGCCCTGGAGGGGTTTTCAGCCCCGGGCTGTGCAGAGATGAAGTCTTTTCCATTCAACACTCACAAGCTGTGGCTTACAGGGCAGAAGCCCAAATCCTCTGCTTTAACTTCATTAGGTCACAGCCTAACCAAATGCCCCAAACAGAAATGCCCTAAACTGAGTTGTAAACCCCTTGGTAGTGACTGGAATGGAGCAAAAGGCTGGCTGGAGGATACACAGGAGACTGGGCAAAAAGCTTTCTGGGCACTGCCACAGCTCAGGAGCTCCTGCCTGAGCCTTGGCTAGAGTAGCTGAGCATTAAATCAATGTACATCTATcactcttctgctgctgcctttgctagCTGCTTCCAGCAGAATTAGTTTCAAAGGGCAACttatatttctctttcaagCCAACTGTTTCCATAGCAGGAAGTTTTGCTGGAGTGTGGCCACTTGCCAGAGAAGGGCCATCACGTGCACTCATGgcactgccagtgctgctggaagGTGTGTGGCAGGTGCGTGAGAGTCCTCCCATGTGGACTTGAGTGCACAGGCTCTCCACGTGAGGAAAAACCACGAGATGCCTGTGGCTGGACCATCCGATGTTCCACAGGGAGCTCCTGCTGACCACCAAAGAGGAAACTGATACTTGCAGGAGCCTGGAAATTCATTACCATAtacttcctgcagagggaaataaAGTCTTGAAGAGAGAAGCAGGCCCAGAAAGGGCTCTGTATCCTTTCAGAAGAGCTCGATGAGAGGCATCCAGTTCCTCAGAAGCATGAAGATTGGCTCCTGACAGCACCTGAGAAATGGGTCAGGTCTGAGCCACCGCTGCAGGGTCTGGGCAGAAGGAAGCACAGAGGGACAGCTGCCCAGCTTCAAGGTCTGCCTGGCAGGTGGTGGCAGCCTGGCCAGACACTGCTTTTCTCCACCAGTTGTGTTTCAGGACCTGTTCTTGCACATTCCTCTAGAGCACCTCAGTCAACAAGTCCTCCCAGGGCAAAAACTTTGCCTGTAACAGATCCAACATGCTTCACACTAAATAAGGCAGGTGGCAGAATTTTGGGAGGCCCCAAAGACAGAAGTTatggaaagggaggggaaatcCAGGGAGAAAGTATGAGACGGGGAAAGGACTAATGACAGATGTCACTGGAGCTGTTGTCACTTTTAGGTCAAGCTCATCCACTCCTCAACATCCTCTCCTCAACACTGCTTCAGTGCTCCTGGCTGGAGTGTGCATTTGTACCAGATGCTGAAAGCTTCTTTCACTTGCAGTTTGCATCAACATAGCCTCATCCACACTGGTAATGGGTAGGACACCAGCTGGGAGAAGACTGGGTACACCACTGCTCCTCTGAGACAAACCTCAGTGGTGCCCATGTGTGAGATGGGGTCTGCCTCAGTCCAGACCAAGGCACCTTCACACTGCCTTCATGTCTAAGAGTCACAAACACAGCAATCATGTCAGGACTTGGTTATTCATAAGGGGATGCTAACTCTTCCAGTCCTAGGATCTGAAGCACACCTGACTGATTATCTTCCCAACCTCCACACccctgtgctcagcactggCCAAAGCCCAGGGCAAGCTTTAGGCGACTTCTCTGCATGTCAGTTAGGTGAACGGCTACGACCCAGGAGAGAGCCAAAGGAACTGCTTCCCACCTCCTTCCATGAAAGGATCACCACCACAAGGACATTGTGCCAGCTCCTCCATCTCTTTCTCATCCCTGAAATGAGTTCAAGAACCTGTATTCAGGTCTGAAACAAGAAGGACCAGTTAAGGATGAGACGGTCTCCTCCTCTCTCACCTCTGCCTTTCCACCCCGcaagccctgccctgcctgccctctcCAGTGCTGCACTGAGCTACTTCTTGCTTGACAATGATCAGAGCTGCCTCCGAGGTTTCCAGCTTCCCCAGTGTGAATTCCCCCGGCCCATTACTGCTCACACAGAGAATCGCTAAAAACAGCTCTGGGATCAGCTCCACCATCCCACTCAGCTGGGAACACACCTGGCATGGTCAGACCTAGCACACGCTGCCATAGTGCTGAGCTCTGGCTAGAGCCCACCATGGCCTGGCCTGGACAGAGCACAGGAGGACGGTGTACATAAAGGTAACATTTACTAGGAGATACAGAACTGAGTATTATGAAGGACATACATGGATGGAGAGGGTAGCAACACCACTGCAGAGGGCAGCTTGAACCCCCTTCCCAGCCTCCCAGGGAAGGAGCCAGACACTACCAGACAAATAACACAATGGAGATAACTGTGGCATATGCATTTGTAACAAACAGACCATCATAACATACATTTCTATGGGATCACATCTAGTGATTATATAAATTCATATAGAGATCGCTGTATAAAAACTttgtaaaaaatacttttaaaaaagtgtaaaaatgtGCATTCAAAAGCACGGCCGACATGGACAGCTGGGCTGTAAACATTATACTGAGAGTGTGCTTGTGGGGGGCGCCTGCGCCACCGAGCCCCGACAGGCCTGCCCACCAGACAGGGCTGCATCAAGTGTTTGCGGTTCTTGGGTTCGGGTTTCCCTCGGGAGCATGCGCCAGGAGCGGTGGCAGCCTCTGGGCAGGGTGACAGCAGGGACCGCACGgccaccgctcccctgcctgcagcccctgctccccacagggcgCGTGGTCCTTGCAGGACGTGCTGCAGTGTCATGGGTCCCCGGGGCCGCGAGCAGGCTGAAGGGCCGTGGTGAGGTATCACAGGGAGGTTGCCCTCACCGGTGCCACTAGCCCTGCTCCCGGGTTCAGCCTCAGAGTACATGGTTGACAGGTTCCTGATCTTCTCTGTTCCCATATTTGCTTGGTCCATAGTTCCCAAGGAAGACCACTGGGTCCTGGTTGCACCAGGCCTGGGTGCACAGTTCTTCATACAGTACATACATTAAAGACCCTGGAAGACCCTGCGCCACCACTGTCTCCTCCTCCTGGCCCCAGTGCCACCTTCACTTCTTCTCTAGCTGCTCCAGCAGCGGGTTGGCTTCGCTCTCAGGTGTCTTGACACTGTCTGTCCGCACAATGCAGGTGGGACGGTGCCGGTTCAGCATGAGGatcagctgctgcctctcctgtTTCAGCTCTTCTATCTGGGCCTTCAGCTCAGCGTTCATGAGCTCCAGACGCTCAGACTCCTAGCAGGACAGAAACAAAAGTGCATGTGACTTTACTCCAACAGGACAAGATGCAAGGAGAAACAATTTGGCCAACGAGCTATGTCTGCTCAGTGTTGCTCCTCGGCCCccgcagcacaggagcagcctgaAGACCTGCCAAGGCACCAGGTCCCTCCAGGCAGTTCATCCCTGGCCCCACTGGCATTACCTAGTGCCAGTGCAAGGAAATACACAGCCACGTCCTAGGACAGGTCTCTGTTGTGCCACAAAACACACCCTGCCTGGCTCCTTCCCATGGTCTGGAAGGGTGTTTGGAAACAAACCCATATTTAAGTTTTCACCCCCTATCTGCAAGGATCTGCCCTTGTGAAATGGCTCCTTGTCCCCTACTGTGTGATTTGCCCATGTCCCACTACCccttgcagaaaagcagcaaggtGCTATCAGAGTTTTTCTGCCTTGGAGTCAGGGGTGAAAGGGCATCTGGCCTCTGAATGGGGAAAACTTCAGGAATTTGGGCAAGGGGCCAGCACACTGTTGGCCCCTGTCCTGTGTCACACTCCCATGggtgctcctgccccagcactgggcaggaacaTTATGAGCCCGCTCTCTCTCAAGCCTAGAGCCCACCTCCAGCCCTCTCCATCCTTGGTGCCACAGGCACAGGGATACCCGTGAGCTCTTCCTGGGCATGCACATGGCCACCACCTTCACAGCCTCGGGAAAAAGAGGGTCAACAGGCCCATATCTTCCCAGATAAGGGCACAGGAGCAAGGAGAGCCAGAGGGACAGTTCAGGAGGGAGTGTTGCCCACAGCTGGGGCACCTTTCTAGAGAGGTGCCTCTGCCAAGGTTCCTGCTGTGCCCTGGGACAGTCCAAGGGCACCCACCCGCTGCAGGAACTCTGTCCTCTCCTTCTTCTTGTTACGACATCGCGCTGCTGctactttgtttttctcccggcgccttttcctcctctcctcttcctcgtCCAGCTGAAATGAGATAGAGAAGCCCAGGTCAGAGCCAgcaggtgtggggcagggcaggaggtaGGGGTGAGTACCTGGCAGCCTCACCCATGGCAGGGCAAGGAGCGGGGTGGCAGCCCCCCATGCCAGTGGCCACCAGTGATGTGGTCTAATCCTCACCAGAAACCAaagtgctgctgccacagcctcTAACTCCACTCCATGGGGACCCAGGGAGACAGACCAGTGTGGTACCCACAGCCGGGGACTCAGCAGGCAGGGAACAGACAactctctgcagggctgctccctcCCTGACAGACGGCAGACACAAGTGGAGCAGAGCCCCGTCCTGCAAAGACGGGCACAGTTTGTCACGCAGACATCTACAGGCAGAGCTCTGTGAGCACAGTCATTCAAAGCATCACACACACAGCCAAGGGCAAGAGGCAGAAAAACCTGAAAGATCCCCCAGCTGGGCCAGGCTGTTCCCCATCTTCCAGTATGTGGGACTGaatgctgcagctccagggccgGCTGAGACACAGAGCCACCACAGTGAGGCAGGGATAGGTCCTGCCTCCCCTGTAAAGAAGCAGGACACGGCAGTGTCTGTGCTGTTCACCATAACTCAGTTGTTCTGTGCCGACTCAAACCACACAGGCCAGGCCAATAAGCCCTATGGGTTGAAAACCCGTTATCAAAGTATTTAGGGATATTTACTGCAAAGCCTGTGTAAATGGCCTATGGCATGCTTACATTCAAGAATCCAAACCAGCTCCTTCAAGGAAAATCTGAGTGCTAGAAAGCCCTGCGAAGTCAGCATCCAGGTTACACTTTGTAGCAtggcaagagaagaaaaggtcCCTGGTGCCTTCATCCACATTTGCCTCGGGACTCCAAAATTTGAGATATCAGACTCAACTGCCTCATTCCTATCAACTGATAGCACACATCTTTTCAAATGCAGTGGCAGCAACATTTGCCTCATAAGGACTTCCACAGCCTATTTGCACCTTCTCTaagagcagctccagcctgagAAGGCAGCcgcatccttcccttccccaagTCAGTGTGGCTGAGGGGCGCATCTCCCAGAAGAGCCTCTTGCAGCACACACCATCTGAACAACCTTGTTGCTCTTGCACCTGGGCTTAGTCACCACAAAAGGAAAGTCAGAGATTCTCCATGTTGAGGCCACGAATCGTGGCAGGAGTGGGGGGCCACCAGATCACCCCACGCATAGGTACACTGGTGGTGCCTGCAGGAAACAAAAGCTGCAGGTGCCATCA
Above is a window of Caloenas nicobarica isolate bCalNic1 chromosome 5, bCalNic1.hap1, whole genome shotgun sequence DNA encoding:
- the JDP2 gene encoding jun dimerization protein 2 is translated as MMPGQIPDPSLTAGALPGLGPLTGLPGTALTAEELKYADIRNIGAMISPLHFLEVKLGKRPQPVKSELDEEEERRKRRREKNKVAAARCRNKKKERTEFLQRESERLELMNAELKAQIEELKQERQQLILMLNRHRPTCIVRTDSVKTPESEANPLLEQLEKK